A single window of Gehongia tenuis DNA harbors:
- a CDS encoding phospholipase D-like domain-containing protein, whose translation MSLFLPKGLWRGIRTALVVFVCYVMLLGVLIFRSPSKVSDSYQKSHRPQRFYGDGDGEDRVCLVDTPSEGLRARLDLIRRAQKTLVVAYHAILPGETSKLFLAAILDAADRGVHVRMVLDGFFHGLKGDMEDVIHAFEIHSNIELRLYEPFQLLRPWVFNNRMHDKFMVVDDELAILGGRNIGNRFFRTTANIPTQDRDVVVYSILEHPSSNSAVRQIADYFEELFNCPYCAPAQKIAGRISRLRGKAMQEQLRAFLEDGRRRQADLFQPIPWADISYSTRNVTLIHNPIARMSKEPWCWWELAQLINGTSEGIFIQSPYIIPTRSMLSYLKQKRLPSQVTLLTNSMAATPNIPAYSGYIRHRRRLVKGGMTIFEYQGPDSIHAKTLIFGKRLTAVGSFNMESRSSYLSTETMLVIDSEPFTEHLTSKLTPYFDRSLEINRRDYTYIHRPGILAGKVSWLKRALIRVVSTVAPLFDYML comes from the coding sequence ATGAGTCTTTTTCTGCCCAAAGGGCTTTGGCGCGGCATTCGAACGGCGCTGGTCGTTTTCGTATGTTACGTGATGCTGCTGGGTGTGCTCATCTTTCGTTCCCCCTCCAAGGTGAGCGATTCATATCAAAAAAGCCATCGTCCTCAAAGGTTTTACGGGGATGGCGATGGCGAGGACCGGGTTTGTCTGGTGGACACCCCTTCGGAAGGCCTGAGGGCCCGCCTCGATCTTATCCGGCGGGCGCAAAAGACGCTGGTTGTTGCTTACCACGCCATTCTGCCCGGGGAGACCTCCAAGCTTTTCCTGGCCGCCATTTTGGATGCGGCGGACCGGGGCGTTCATGTGCGCATGGTGTTGGACGGTTTCTTCCATGGACTCAAAGGGGACATGGAAGATGTGATTCATGCTTTTGAAATTCATTCCAATATTGAACTGCGCCTCTACGAACCCTTCCAGCTGCTGAGACCCTGGGTTTTCAACAATCGTATGCACGACAAGTTTATGGTTGTTGACGATGAGCTTGCCATTTTGGGCGGGAGAAATATCGGCAACCGTTTCTTCCGCACCACCGCCAATATTCCCACCCAGGATCGGGACGTCGTGGTGTACAGCATTCTGGAGCATCCCTCCTCAAACAGTGCGGTCCGTCAGATCGCCGACTATTTTGAGGAGCTTTTCAACTGTCCTTACTGCGCGCCCGCCCAAAAGATTGCGGGCCGGATCAGCCGGCTTCGCGGCAAGGCCATGCAGGAACAGCTTCGGGCATTCCTCGAGGATGGGAGGCGCCGTCAGGCGGATCTGTTTCAGCCCATCCCTTGGGCGGATATCAGCTATTCCACCCGAAATGTCACACTGATTCATAACCCCATCGCCCGCATGAGCAAGGAACCCTGGTGCTGGTGGGAACTGGCTCAGCTCATCAACGGAACCTCCGAGGGTATCTTTATTCAAAGTCCCTATATTATTCCCACCCGGAGCATGCTCTCCTACCTCAAGCAAAAACGTTTGCCTTCACAGGTAACGCTGCTCACCAATTCCATGGCTGCAACCCCCAACATCCCGGCTTATTCGGGATATATCCGTCATCGCAGGCGGCTGGTCAAAGGCGGTATGACCATCTTTGAATATCAGGGGCCCGATTCCATCCATGCCAAAACCCTCATTTTCGGAAAGCGCCTTACAGCGGTGGGCAGCTTCAACATGGAATCCCGCAGTTCCTACCTCAGTACGGAAACCATGCTGGTTATTGACAGTGAACCCTTCACGGAACACCTGACCAGCAAACTGACCCCCTATTTCGACCGCTCTCTGGAGATTAATCGCAGAGATTACACCTACATTCACCGCCCTGGAATTCTCGCCGGAAAGGTCTCATGGCTTAAACGTGCTCTTATTCGCGTCGTCTCCACGGTTGCCCCTCTTTTTGATTACATGTTGTAA
- a CDS encoding Gfo/Idh/MocA family protein has product MHKRYRWAVIGTGTIARKFLSDLSRIPEAEVYAVCSRSLSRAREFGEDYGATAFYDDVLAMAEDQNVDIVYVATPHTEHFGNAITCMENGKAVLVEKPMAVNGGQARKMMECARRNNVFLMEAMWSRLFPAFRTLVKWVAMGRMGQIRNISADFGFLNTHGPEERLLNPVLGGGATLDVGPYVIWAAASLVGLPAKVQAMGRLGETGVDEHTIINLQHSMGVTSQLMCGIDGKTPQQLIITGTEGWIWVPDFWHADTLIYQPRGESDEEVLSFPYEGLGYQFQINEVMDCVSKGFTESPRVPLSMSVSIMEVMDEVRRQIGVRYAMD; this is encoded by the coding sequence TTGCACAAGCGCTACCGTTGGGCTGTGATCGGCACAGGCACCATCGCCCGCAAGTTCTTATCCGATCTGTCCAGGATTCCGGAAGCTGAAGTTTATGCGGTTTGTTCCCGCAGTCTCAGCAGGGCCCGGGAGTTTGGAGAGGACTATGGGGCAACCGCATTCTATGACGATGTGCTGGCGATGGCGGAGGATCAAAATGTGGATATTGTCTACGTTGCGACGCCGCACACGGAGCATTTTGGCAATGCGATAACCTGCATGGAAAATGGAAAGGCCGTACTGGTGGAAAAACCCATGGCGGTCAATGGCGGGCAGGCCCGCAAGATGATGGAATGCGCGAGAAGAAACAATGTTTTCTTGATGGAAGCCATGTGGAGCCGGCTGTTTCCGGCATTTCGTACGCTGGTCAAATGGGTAGCGATGGGACGCATGGGACAGATCAGGAATATCAGTGCGGACTTTGGATTCCTTAACACCCACGGGCCGGAGGAACGGCTGCTGAATCCCGTATTGGGCGGCGGCGCCACCCTCGATGTTGGACCCTATGTGATATGGGCGGCTGCGTCGCTGGTGGGGCTTCCCGCCAAGGTGCAGGCCATGGGCAGATTGGGTGAGACCGGTGTGGATGAACACACCATCATCAATCTTCAGCATTCCATGGGCGTGACTTCCCAGCTCATGTGCGGCATTGATGGCAAGACACCGCAGCAGCTTATCATCACGGGTACGGAAGGTTGGATTTGGGTTCCTGATTTCTGGCATGCGGATACGCTGATCTATCAGCCAAGAGGGGAGAGCGACGAAGAGGTGCTGTCCTTCCCTTATGAGGGACTGGGCTACCAATTCCAGATCAATGAAGTGATGGACTGTGTTTCGAAAGGCTTTACGGAATCGCCGAGGGTTCCTCTGTCGATGTCCGTATCCATCATGGAGGTCATGGATGAGGTGCGGCGCCAAATCGGCGTGCGCTATGCAATGGATTAG
- the rplJ gene encoding 50S ribosomal protein L10, with the protein MGKNLELKKQVVADIKDKLERAEGVVLVDYRGLTVAEVTELRNQFRAANVEYRVLKNNLISLAAKELGIEGLDTYLEGPTAVAFGYEDPVAAAKVMNAFIKKTQKTEIKAGLLGTEVLDAKGVKALSDLPSREVLIAKMLGSLQSPIAGLLGVLNGVPRAFVCALDAVRKQKEETA; encoded by the coding sequence ATGGGAAAGAATCTGGAGCTCAAAAAGCAGGTGGTTGCGGACATCAAGGACAAGCTGGAACGCGCCGAGGGCGTGGTGCTGGTGGACTACCGCGGACTCACCGTGGCCGAAGTTACCGAGCTTCGCAACCAGTTCCGTGCGGCCAATGTGGAATACCGGGTGCTGAAGAACAACCTGATCTCCCTGGCGGCGAAGGAGCTTGGCATCGAGGGATTGGATACCTACTTGGAGGGTCCTACGGCGGTGGCTTTTGGCTATGAAGATCCTGTTGCCGCGGCCAAGGTGATGAACGCTTTCATTAAGAAGACGCAGAAAACCGAGATCAAGGCCGGTTTGCTGGGCACGGAAGTTCTGGACGCCAAGGGCGTCAAGGCGCTGTCCGATCTACCCAGCCGCGAAGTGCTTATTGCCAAGATGCTGGGAAGCCTGCAAAGTCCCATTGCTGGACTTCTGGGCGTACTCAATGGAGTACCCCGTGCCTTCGTATGTGCGCTGGATGCGGTGCGCAAGCAGAAGGAAGAGACCGCATAA
- a CDS encoding MFS transporter — protein sequence MFKKFLATRNPYQEKLWTKDFIKVGSLALFANICIQMLISSFPIYLEQLGSSATMIGSVATGYTICAMLVRFVAGNIIDKKGRLIVGIVGLILLGIPLFGYISFPIVALTVCFRMVQGFGASATTITTGTMVVDVLPKSRMAEGVGYYGLFTSLAIAVGPAVGLALIEINPNIVFICSIVAVIVSFTILMTLRYEKSPAFLEKVAREDAEETPVSPDQYKGIWKFFEKKSMPSGVLTIMIAICTATSVNFLSLFATSLGLANVSFYFVIQAIFMLLVRLFGGRLSSRFGQYNMLIMSFSVIIVSYLLMAFINSTALLYISAAVYGIGCGFCWPNLNVLALSGVPRTRRGTANSTYLASYDVGAGIGALIWGVVIDLFRNSIFGGYRPIFILSSILIFVTILMTIYLKKRYPCELDQ from the coding sequence ATGTTTAAAAAATTCTTGGCAACAAGAAACCCTTATCAGGAGAAGCTCTGGACAAAAGACTTCATCAAGGTAGGCTCCTTGGCCCTGTTTGCAAATATTTGCATTCAGATGCTGATCTCCTCCTTCCCCATCTATTTGGAACAATTGGGCAGCAGTGCAACCATGATCGGAAGCGTAGCCACGGGCTACACCATCTGTGCCATGCTGGTTCGTTTCGTGGCTGGGAACATCATTGACAAAAAAGGCCGCCTGATCGTGGGCATCGTCGGTCTCATCCTGCTGGGCATTCCGCTTTTCGGGTACATATCCTTTCCCATCGTTGCACTGACGGTCTGCTTCCGCATGGTTCAGGGTTTCGGAGCCTCCGCCACCACCATCACTACAGGAACCATGGTGGTGGATGTCCTGCCCAAGAGCCGAATGGCAGAAGGCGTCGGCTACTACGGCCTGTTCACCTCCTTGGCCATTGCCGTGGGCCCCGCAGTGGGTCTGGCTCTCATTGAGATAAATCCCAACATAGTATTTATCTGCTCCATCGTTGCGGTGATCGTATCCTTCACCATCTTGATGACCCTGCGCTACGAGAAAAGTCCCGCCTTTCTGGAGAAGGTCGCCCGGGAGGACGCGGAGGAAACGCCGGTCTCCCCCGATCAATACAAGGGTATCTGGAAATTCTTTGAGAAAAAGAGCATGCCCTCGGGTGTGCTCACCATCATGATTGCCATCTGTACGGCCACTTCGGTGAACTTTCTCTCCCTTTTTGCCACTTCTTTGGGGCTGGCAAACGTCAGTTTCTACTTTGTCATTCAAGCCATCTTTATGCTGCTTGTTCGGCTTTTTGGCGGAAGGCTCTCCTCGCGGTTCGGCCAATACAACATGCTCATTATGAGCTTCTCCGTTATCATCGTCAGCTATCTGCTCATGGCCTTTATCAACTCCACCGCCCTACTGTATATTTCGGCGGCCGTCTATGGTATTGGCTGCGGTTTCTGCTGGCCAAATCTGAATGTGCTGGCTCTCTCCGGGGTACCCCGCACCCGCCGCGGCACGGCCAATTCCACCTACCTGGCCTCCTACGATGTGGGCGCCGGTATTGGTGCTCTGATTTGGGGCGTGGTCATCGACCTGTTTCGGAACAGTATTTTCGGCGGATACCGCCCGATCTTCATTTTATCTTCCATTCTGATCTTCGTCACCATTCTCATGACGATCTATCTCAAGAAGCGCTATCCCTGTGAACTGGATCAATAA
- the rplL gene encoding 50S ribosomal protein L7/L12, which translates to MTREEIMEAIAQMNVLELSELVKDMEEKFGVSAAAPVAVAAAPAAGAAAGGAAEEEKTEFDVILKDVGAEKIKVIKVVREITGLGLKEAKALVDEAPKPLKEGASKEDAEKIKAQLAEVGATVEVK; encoded by the coding sequence ATGACTCGTGAAGAAATCATGGAAGCTATTGCCCAGATGAACGTGCTGGAGCTCTCTGAGCTCGTTAAGGACATGGAGGAGAAGTTCGGCGTGAGCGCCGCTGCTCCCGTGGCCGTTGCTGCTGCTCCCGCTGCTGGGGCTGCCGCTGGCGGAGCTGCTGAGGAAGAGAAGACCGAGTTCGACGTGATCCTGAAGGATGTTGGCGCCGAGAAGATCAAGGTCATCAAGGTTGTGCGCGAGATCACCGGTCTGGGCCTCAAGGAAGCCAAGGCTCTGGTTGACGAGGCTCCCAAGCCCTTGAAGGAAGGCGCTTCCAAGGAAGATGCCGAGAAGATCAAGGCTCAGCTGGCTGAGGTGGGCGCCACCGTCGAAGTTAAGTAA